The Myxococcales bacterium genome segment GTTGCCACGCTGGGAAGCGAAGGTCTTCTGATCATTGCGCTATCGATCAGTACAGCTGTCCTGTGGTTCAATAATCGGCGAAAGTTCGACGTGAAACACGCTGACTGATCGATTCACGTGCGTAGCCCTCCCTCAATATGCGCCTTTCGAAGGTCATCGGTCTAGTGGGACTCGCAGCCAGGCGCAGGCGGTTGAATTAGAGCAGGCCTGCCCTGCTGCAGCCGCAGCCCATGGTTGCAGCCGGGCCTGGCCGCTGAGGCAGTGGCTGCGGGTTCTTCCCGCTCAAGCAGCTCGATAACAACACACAGGCCAGCGCCGGGCTCTCGAATTGCCGCTACCTCGTCGGGCCTTTCTTCTTATTGATCTTTTTGGCGATGGCCGTGACTTTCTTTTGCTTTGGTGCGTAGATCTCCTGGAGAACGTGCTCCGTCATTTCGTACGCATCGAGAACATCATCGAGCGTGACGTTGTCGCGACCATGGCTGCCGGCGTTTCCGAGCCACTTGCTAGCAAGGACGTATTTTCTGAGTTCCAAATACTTCTTAGGCATCAAGTCAATTCTGTTATGAAGGGTGATGGATCTGCGCTTGCCCCCGCGAATCGAAAAACTCTTGACATTGAGCGCGGTAAGTAGCTTTTCCATTGCGATTCGGATGCTGTTGACCGCAGCACGGGGAGAGGCGAATAGCAATCGAAAGGACTCTTCAAGTGGTTCCGAGACAGTCTCGGGGCAGGATTTTGGGATCTCGATAATCCTCAGCGGTG includes the following:
- a CDS encoding DUF4145 domain-containing protein, with amino-acid sequence MIGRHVLKKTFQLSGGAGWPCPSCGQGVLRLVEESFHFKDRSEFDPDWTEGTVDYVYACLFRCGNDRCRETVSSAGVGGLEQEVSQFENERPEVEYVNYFAPRFFEPPLRIIEIPKSCPETVSEPLEESFRLLFASPRAAVNSIRIAMEKLLTALNVKSFSIRGGKRRSITLHNRIDLMPKKYLELRKYVLASKWLGNAGSHGRDNVTLDDVLDAYEMTEHVLQEIYAPKQKKVTAIAKKINKKKGPTR